CCTGGCGGCGTACCAGGGATACCTGGCGAAGACGATCTGGCCGGCGAACCTTTCCGTCATTTATCTCCGGCCCGAAGGCATTGCGCCGATGGCGACACTGCTCGCGGTGGGTTTATTGATCGCGATAACGGCCGCGGTCACATGGAGGCGGAAGTCAGCGCCGTTCGCCACCATGGGCTGGTTCTGGTTTATTGGGATGCTGATCCCTGTCAGCGGAGTCGTACCGCTCGGCGACCTCTACATGGCTGACCGTTACACTTACCTGCCCGCGATCGGGTTGATGATTGCGCTCGTCTGGGGCGCGGCGCATTTGCTCAGGCGTGGAAGCGGATTGAAATCAACGCGCGCCGCGGTTGCCGTCGCGGCCTGCTGCGTGTTGATGGCCTTATCGGTCGCGACGCGGCATCAGCTGCAATACTGGCGCAACACGGAAACTTTGATGCAACGCACGCTAGCGATCGATGAAGGTAATTTTGTCGCGCATCTGAACCTTGCCGAGTACTACACGCGAATTGGCAATGCAGAACTCGCGCGGCGGCATCGGGATCAGGCAGCGTTGACAATGCCGCAACTCGATTGAGAAGCGTTACTGTTCCACGAGCACACGATCGGTAGATGGCGTCAAGGACTGCAATTCGAAGGCGTTGCCAGGTTGGGCGAGGGGAACGCCGGGTGCGATGGGTTCGCCAAAATCCGGCGCCCCATCTGCATGCCATTGAAAGGGCTGGATCCGAATGTTGCGACGCCATCCGGATCCGCGTTCCTGCGCGGCATGGTAGGCGATCCAGTCTTCTGAACCGTCCGGCGATTTCACAAAAGAAGCGTGGCCCGGGCCGAAGACCTTGTCCGTTCGCGAAAACACGGGAACGGGTTTTTTGATCCACGATTCCGCCCGCATTGGATCGCCGCCTGTGAACGTCAATTGTCCGAGGCAATAGTCGTCACCCCAACTGCCGCTGGCGGAATAAATGATGAAAAGGCGGTTGCTGTTCCAGAGCGCTTGCGGGCCTTCGTTCACCCACGGATTTCCGCGCCGCTCCCAATCGTGTTCCGGGCGCGAAATGCAAACGCGATTGCCTGTCACCTGGCAGGGATCGGACATGAATGCGATGTAGAGGCGTTGCTCGACATTCTCGGTTCCCTCCCAACCGGACCAGACAAAATACATTTGATTGCTGATGGTGAGAACAGTTCCGTCAATCGCCCAGCGATTACCCGGCAGTTTCAGTTCGCCCCTAAAACGGAATGATTCGAGCGGGTTCTGCGACGTTCCTTCCAGCACGAACATGCGATGATTCGCATTGTCGCCATCGTCCGCGGCGAAGTACACGAACCAGGAGCCGTCAAGATAATGAAGTTCCGGAGCCCAGAGTTCCTTGGAATAATTCGTGCCTGGGGGAGGGGACCAGACGCGAGACCATGGCTGCGTGCCCAAAGCAGCGGGCGTGCTGGCGCTTGTGATGAAAATTCCGCGGCCGCCACGGCTTTGGCTCAGGTAGTAAGTGTCACCATGCTGGATCACCCAGGGATCAGCTCCTGGCGTGATGATGGGATTGGTAAACGTTCCAGCGAAGCTGACCGCAACCAGCGCTTGCCAGAAAATCCAGGCACGAACAACACCGACAAAATTCACGCAAGCAGCGTGCAGAATCCTGGGCGCATTCGAAAGGTTCTTTTAGCGCATCACGCCGCGAGCTTGCCTCGCAACAGCTTCAGTGGCGCGCTTCCCGCCTGTTGAATTTGTTCCATCCTGCACTGCGCCGGTTTCTTGTCCGGCCGCCAGCGCAAGAGGCTGGTGCCATGGCGAAAGCGCCCGCCCGTGAAGTGATCATAGCTGACCTCCACAACGAGCCTGGGTTTCAACGGCTGCCATTCCGACGATCGCTTCGTGCTCCAACGACTGGGGCCGCCCGGCGCCTGTCCCGTAAATCCCGGCGCTTCGATCAGTTTTTCCAGGCGTTCAGTCAATTCCATCCGTTCGTTCGCTTTCAACCCGGAACAGAATCCGACGTGATGCAAGAGGTCATCGTCATCGTAGAGGCCGAGAAGCAACGATCCGACGACGCGCGTGCCGCCGACGGTTTTCTCGGCGTATCGGAACCCGCCGATAACGCAGTCAGCCGAGCGATGATTTTTCACCTTCTGCATTCCCGAGCGGTCGCCGGAGCGGTATTCGAGGTCGAGACGTTTTGCGATGATTCCATCCAGATCTCCTCCAGCCTTTTCAAGCCATCGCCGCGCTTGTGCGATTCGCGTGGTTGCGGGTGAGAGGTGCAGTGACTCCTGTTTGAAGTGGCGCGCCACGAACGATTCGAGCGCGGCGCGCCGCACGCGGAGCGGTTCGGCGGCCATTGATCGGGTGCTGTTTTCCGCGAGGAGGTCGAAGGCGACGAACAACGCTGGCGTTATGGCGGCCAGTTTGCGGATGCGGCTTTCCGCGGGGTGAATTCTTTGGAGCAGCGCATCGAAGGAGAATCGTCCCTCAACAGGGACGGCTATTTCGCCATCCAGGATGAACGTGCGTGCTGGCAGGCGGCTGAAGATGTCAACCAGTTCAGGAAAGTAGCGCGCGAGCGGCTGGCCGGACTTCGATTGCAGATAAACGTCGTCGCCGTCGCGAAAGACCAGGCAGCGAAAGCCATCCCATTTCGGTTCGTATTGCCAGTCATCGCCTTCCGGAATGACGTCGACCGACAGCGCCTCCATCGGGGCGAACGGAATCTTCAATGGCAGCGCCATACATCAACAACATACAACGGCCTGCTGACGGCGAAATGGAGGGAACTCAGCAGGAGTGCCGGCGTCGCGAAGCCATGTTCCCGCAGTCGTGCTGGCTTTTTGCTTCTCAACGTTTCGGCGGTCCGGCATCGTGACGCGGCCATGAGAATCCTGATCGCCACTGTCACTGCGGGAGGAGGACATCTGGCGGCTGCGGCCGCACTGGAGGAAGCCTGGGCCTCATTTCGACCCGGGGATCAGGTGGAGCGGGTGGACATGCGGCGCTTCTTTTCCCCGCTTCACCGAAAGATTCATTCGGACGCCTGCTTCAAACTCGTGGAACGGGCGCCGGAAATTTGGGGAATGGTTTTCAAAAACACGGATAACCCGCGTGCAGCCCGGCGGCTGAGTTGCTGGAAGCAGGCGCTCCCCACGCTGCAAAAATGAGCTATTCGCTTCTTTATCGCGTGATGCGTGGAGTGCTGAGCGTGGCACTAGGTTTTTACTTTCGCCGCATCGAGCGGTTTCATCCCCAGCGCGTGCCGGAAAAGGGCCCGGTTCTGTTCACGTCGAACCATCCGAATTCCCTCACCGATTCCTGGATCATTGGCGCCACTGTCGCGAGAAAGGTGAATTTTGTCGCGACGGTTCAGTTATTTCGCTTCAAGGCCGTGAAGTGGTTTCTGTTGCGCTGCGGCGTGATCCCGATCAACCGGGCAAAGGACGATCCGCGGGGAATGCGCAGCGTGACCGACACGTTTGAATCGTGCTATCGGGTGCTGGAACGCGGGGAGGCCGTGGGAATTTTTCCGGAGGGCGTGACTTATGACGACTCCCGCCTGCGCGAAGTCAAAAGCGGCGCGGCCAGGATGGCGCTGGAATTGGAACATCGCCACGGCGGGAAGTTGGGCCTGAAGATTGTTCCCGTGGGCCTGACCTATTCTGCCAAAGAGCTGTATCGCAGCGATGTCCTCGCACACTTCGGCGAAGCCATCCTGATCGGGCCGTTTCTCGAGGGGTATGCAGAACGCCGGAAGGAATGCATCAATCGGTTGACTGGGGAAATCGAGAGGCAGATTCAGGCGTTGATCCTGCACATTCCACAACTGGAACAGACGCGCGTTGTCGAAGGCGTGAAGCGCCTTTACTTTGAACGGCTGCAGCTCGGGAACCAGATTCGGGAGGAGGCGATATCGCCGCGGAGCGAGGAATTGCTTCTCTCGCAGCGCATCACATCTGCAGTGGACGAGGTGTTCCGACTTCAACCAGGGCGCGCGGCGCGCTTTGCTGCGCGGCTGGCATTCTACGAACGCTGGCTGGTGCGCTTGAGGATTTCGGATGAGACACTGGCGTTGTTCCCAAACCGCGACCGTCTGATTGCGCGCAGCGCCTTCTGGAGCTGTGTTGCAATCCTGGGAACGCCCATCGCGCTTTATGGCTGGCTGCATCGGATCGTGCCCCATTTGATCATCGAATGGGCAGTGCAGCGTTTCGCCAGTTCTGACAAGCGCAAGGCACAAACTTCCACGACGAAGATCCTCGGAGGAATCCTGGTCTACTCGGCTTTCTTTCTTTTTTATGCCTCGCTTGTCCACGCCGTTGCTGGCCTGCCGGCAAGCTTCTGGTATTTGCTGTCATTGCCGCCCGCATCTCTGCTTGCGTTTTATCATTCGCGCGAACTGCGGCGCCTCAAGGCTGCCCTGAGAACGACGTGGGTGCTGTTCCGCGCGCCCTTTGCCGCAAGGCGCCTGGCCGCGCTTCGCAACGAGCTGATTGGCGAAATCGAATCGGTTCATTCCGCGCGCGCACAGGCGGCAATGCCTCAGCAGTGATTCATTTGCTTGTTGCGAAATGTCTTCCCACAGGTCAGAGCGTGGTTCCGGCTATCGCGTGTCGCTGGCTTGCAGTAGCTTCTGCACGTGGCGAAACCGAATTACATCGAGCTGGCGACGGGCGAACGCATTGCGATCCTTTATGAGGATCGGGCGGTCATGGCCATCGACAAGCCGCGCGGCTGGATGCTCGTGCCCTTCTCGTGGCAAAAAACCGACCGCAATCTGCAGGCGGCGCTCACGTCATCGATAGCCGCCAAGGATTTTTGGGCGCGATCGCGGAACCTGAAGTTCATCCGGTTCGTGCATCGGTTGGACGCGGAGACGACGGGAATTCTGTTGCTGGCGAAAAGCCTCGGGGCGGTCGACACGTACGGGAATCTTTTTGAGGGACGGAAAATGGAGAAGGTGTATCTCGCCGTTGTCGAGGGCGTGCCGGCCCAGCCTGAATGGATTTGCCGGGCGAAGATCGCTCCCGACCCGGAACAGCACGGCAGGATGAAAGTGGATGCGCGTGGAGGGAAGGAATCAGAAACAGCGTTTCGATTGCTTCAAACTGTCGGCAACTGGTCGCTGGTGGAGGCGCGTCCCTACACCGGCCGGACGCATCAGATTCGCCTACATCTCCTCGAAGCCGGCCTGCCCATTGTGGGCGACGCTATGTATGGAACGGATCGCAATCCAAGGAAGGGTCTTGGGTTGCGTGCGGTTGAGCTGGCGTTCAACGACCCCTTCAATCGGCAGCGGATTCACATTCGCGCTCCTTCCGAGGCTTTCATGGCGGAATACGGTTTCGCGGTTCCCGCGCGTGAACGCCCGGCGGCCGCGCAGCCGCAGGAGCGCCTGCTGGCGGATGGGGGAAAGAGCGCGAGGGAAAAGGGGCAACCGACGTAATGCGGGCTTGGCGGACGGATGCCATTGGCGGATCTCAATCCGTGGGCGCTTTGGACGCATGCCGGGCTTGGAAGCTGGCGATACGGCAGGTTTGGAAACCTGCCCAGCGTTCGGGAGCGTTAAAATCGGTGGATTTCTCGGCAATTCGCGTGCAGCCTGCCGGTGAATTTCCAATAGCGTGATGGCCGAAGGCCAAAACGACGACGCGCACCTGAATGATGAGTAATAATGCAGTGGAATCAACGGACACGGCCGGCGGGACATTGACTTCCCGGCAGCGGTTTGCGCGCGCTTGCCGCTGCGAACCTGTGGATCGTCCGCCGATGTGGCTGATGCGGCAGGCGGGACGAGCGTTGCCCGAATACCGCAAGCTCAAGGAGACCCACACGTTCGTGGAACTCGTGCAGGATCCGGATCTGGCGACGGAGGTGACACTGCAGCCGATCCGCAGATTTGGCTTTGATGCGGCAATTCTCTTCAGCGACATCCTTGTGATACCCGAGGCAATGGGGCAGGCGTATCGTTTTCGGGAAACGGGCGGGGTGGTGATGGACTTTGCGGTGCGGAACAAGGCTGACGTGGACAAGCTTTCTGTCGAACAGGTGTGCGGGCGATTGAGTTATGTGGACAAGGCGCTGCGGCGGCTGCGCACGGAGCTCGGCGACGACACGGCGTTGATTGGTTTCTCCGGTTCACCGTGGACGCTCGCGACGTTCATGATTGAGGGCGGGAGCGTTCCGCGTTACAGCCGGGCGCTGGCTGTGTTGCGGGAGGATCCCAGGACCTATTACGCGCTTGCGGAGAAATTGACGATGGCGGTGGCCGAATACCTGAAGATGCAGATTGCCGCAGGCGTTGACGCCCTTCAATTGTTTGACAGCCACGGGGGGCATCTGAGCGTGGCGGAGTTCGATGACGTTTCGGGCCGCTGGATGCGCGAGATCATTGCCGAGTTGCGCAGGAAGCATGTCAAGGCTACGCCGCCTGTGATTGTTTTTTCACTCGGAACGCATGGCAGCTGGCACGATTTGATGGCGACCGGCGCGAACGTGCTGGGAGTGGATTGGCAGACATCGCTTGCCGACGTGCGGAAGATCGTTCCAGAGCGGATTGCGTTGCAGGGAAATTTGGCGCCGGCATTGCTTGTCGAGGCGGCGCCGGATGTGGTCACACGCGAGACCCAGGCTGTGCTCGAGGCGATGCGCGGGCGGAACGGACACATTTTCAACCTGGGCCACGGTTTGACCCCAGGGGCTACGCTGGAGAATATTCAGGCAGTCGTGGACACTGTGCGGAAGTTTCGATGAAGACGTTGAACGTAGATCTCGATCTGGTGCGGAAATACAATGTGGCTGGCCCCCGCTACACGAGTTATCCGCCCGCGACGAAGTTCACCGATGCGGTGAGCTGGGAGCAGTTGTCGGAACGGATCGAGGCGAACAATCGTTCCACCCGCGACCTTTCCATTTACTTTCACATTCCGTTTTGCGAGACGCTCTGCTGGTTCTGCGGCTGCACGACAGTCATCACGCTCAATCACGACAAGGGCAAGGCGTATGTGGACTACCTCGAGCGTGAGGTGGCGCGCATGGCTCCGCAGCTGAATAGCGAACGGAAAGTCGTGCAACTGCACTTTGGCGGAGGATCACCGACGTTTCTCCGGCCAGAAGAAATCCGCCGGCTCGGTGCGATCATTCACAGGCACTTTACGTTTGCGCCCGACATTGAGGCCAGCGTGGAGGTCGATCCGCGGCGGCTCACGCGAGATCACCTTGCAGCGTTGCGGGAGATTGGATTCAACCGCGCTTCGATGGGCGTGCAGGATTTCAATCCCGAGGTGCAGAAGGCGATACACCGCATTCAACCGCGCGAGATGACGCAGCAGGCGATCGACTGGATGCGTGAGCTGGGTTACAAGTCGATCAATCTCGACTTGATCTACGGCCTGCCGAACCAGACTCCCGCGACGTTCAATGAGACCCTGGATACAGTGCTCGAGATGAAACCCGACCGGCTGGCAGTGTTCAGTTACGCGCATGTTCCATGGATCAAGCCCGCGCAGAAAATTCTCCAGGAAAAAGTGCTGCCGACGCCTGAATCAAAGCTCGAGGTTCTGAAACTCGTGATTGAGCGGCTGACCGCGAATGATCAGTACGTGTACATCGGGATGGATCATTTTGCCAAACCGGAGGATGAACTGGCCGTCGCGCAGCGGAACAAGGAGCTTCAACGCAATTTCCAGGGATACAGCACACGCGCGGGATCGGACATCTACGCCTTTGGCATGTCGAGCATCTCGCAGATTCCGGATGCGTACTGGCAGAACGAAAAGGAGCTGCCGAAATATCAGGAAGCGGTCGACGCGGGACGCGTGCCATTGCATCGTGCCTACTTCGTGACGGAGGAGGACAATCGCCGCCGTGAAACCATTATGCGCGTGATGTGCGATTTGTCGCTCGATTTCGCAGCGATGTCCCAAAAGCTCGGCATCGATTTTGAGGAACACTTTGCAAGCGAGCTGGCGGCGCTGGCGCCGTTTGAGGCGGACGGGTTGGTGAGGCAGATTCCAGGCGGTCTTGAGGTGACCGATGCGGGGCGCTTGTTCATCCGAAACATCGCGATGAGCTTCGACAATACACTGGCGCCTGCAGGCGAACGGCGGCATTCGAAGACCATTTGACCGTTGCGTTGCCACGACATTGTGAATGTTTGCGCTCCTTCAACATTGTCCGGCAGCGGGGATTTCGCATCGTGTCGCGTGTCTGAACCATGAAATCGGTTGCGATCATCGGAGCGGGAATCACGGGGTTGACTGCTGCTTTTTACCTGAGGCGCAGAGGACTCGCTGTCGCAGTGTATGAGAGCGCAAACCGGGTGGGCGGCGTTATTCAGTCGGAACGGCGGGACGGTTTCCTTGCAGAGTTTGGCCCAAACACAATCCTTGAAACGTCGCCGAAAGTTCGGCAATTGGTGATCGATGCAGGGCTGCAATCACGCCGCCTGGATCCCGATCCCCGCGCTGAAGCGCGTTACGTAGTGCGCTATCGGCGGCCA
This window of the Verrucomicrobiia bacterium genome carries:
- a CDS encoding glycoside hydrolase family 43 protein encodes the protein MNFVGVVRAWIFWQALVAVSFAGTFTNPIITPGADPWVIQHGDTYYLSQSRGGRGIFITSASTPAALGTQPWSRVWSPPPGTNYSKELWAPELHYLDGSWFVYFAADDGDNANHRMFVLEGTSQNPLESFRFRGELKLPGNRWAIDGTVLTISNQMYFVWSGWEGTENVEQRLYIAFMSDPCQVTGNRVCISRPEHDWERRGNPWVNEGPQALWNSNRLFIIYSASGSWGDDYCLGQLTFTGGDPMRAESWIKKPVPVFSRTDKVFGPGHASFVKSPDGSEDWIAYHAAQERGSGWRRNIRIQPFQWHADGAPDFGEPIAPGVPLAQPGNAFELQSLTPSTDRVLVEQ
- a CDS encoding ATP-dependent DNA ligase, yielding MALPLKIPFAPMEALSVDVIPEGDDWQYEPKWDGFRCLVFRDGDDVYLQSKSGQPLARYFPELVDIFSRLPARTFILDGEIAVPVEGRFSFDALLQRIHPAESRIRKLAAITPALFVAFDLLAENSTRSMAAEPLRVRRAALESFVARHFKQESLHLSPATTRIAQARRWLEKAGGDLDGIIAKRLDLEYRSGDRSGMQKVKNHRSADCVIGGFRYAEKTVGGTRVVGSLLLGLYDDDDLLHHVGFCSGLKANERMELTERLEKLIEAPGFTGQAPGGPSRWSTKRSSEWQPLKPRLVVEVSYDHFTGGRFRHGTSLLRWRPDKKPAQCRMEQIQQAGSAPLKLLRGKLAA
- a CDS encoding lysophospholipid acyltransferase family protein produces the protein MSYSLLYRVMRGVLSVALGFYFRRIERFHPQRVPEKGPVLFTSNHPNSLTDSWIIGATVARKVNFVATVQLFRFKAVKWFLLRCGVIPINRAKDDPRGMRSVTDTFESCYRVLERGEAVGIFPEGVTYDDSRLREVKSGAARMALELEHRHGGKLGLKIVPVGLTYSAKELYRSDVLAHFGEAILIGPFLEGYAERRKECINRLTGEIERQIQALILHIPQLEQTRVVEGVKRLYFERLQLGNQIREEAISPRSEELLLSQRITSAVDEVFRLQPGRAARFAARLAFYERWLVRLRISDETLALFPNRDRLIARSAFWSCVAILGTPIALYGWLHRIVPHLIIEWAVQRFASSDKRKAQTSTTKILGGILVYSAFFLFYASLVHAVAGLPASFWYLLSLPPASLLAFYHSRELRRLKAALRTTWVLFRAPFAARRLAALRNELIGEIESVHSARAQAAMPQQ
- a CDS encoding RluA family pseudouridine synthase yields the protein MAKPNYIELATGERIAILYEDRAVMAIDKPRGWMLVPFSWQKTDRNLQAALTSSIAAKDFWARSRNLKFIRFVHRLDAETTGILLLAKSLGAVDTYGNLFEGRKMEKVYLAVVEGVPAQPEWICRAKIAPDPEQHGRMKVDARGGKESETAFRLLQTVGNWSLVEARPYTGRTHQIRLHLLEAGLPIVGDAMYGTDRNPRKGLGLRAVELAFNDPFNRQRIHIRAPSEAFMAEYGFAVPARERPAAAQPQERLLADGGKSAREKGQPT
- the hemE gene encoding uroporphyrinogen decarboxylase — translated: MMSNNAVESTDTAGGTLTSRQRFARACRCEPVDRPPMWLMRQAGRALPEYRKLKETHTFVELVQDPDLATEVTLQPIRRFGFDAAILFSDILVIPEAMGQAYRFRETGGVVMDFAVRNKADVDKLSVEQVCGRLSYVDKALRRLRTELGDDTALIGFSGSPWTLATFMIEGGSVPRYSRALAVLREDPRTYYALAEKLTMAVAEYLKMQIAAGVDALQLFDSHGGHLSVAEFDDVSGRWMREIIAELRRKHVKATPPVIVFSLGTHGSWHDLMATGANVLGVDWQTSLADVRKIVPERIALQGNLAPALLVEAAPDVVTRETQAVLEAMRGRNGHIFNLGHGLTPGATLENIQAVVDTVRKFR
- the hemN gene encoding oxygen-independent coproporphyrinogen III oxidase, coding for MKTLNVDLDLVRKYNVAGPRYTSYPPATKFTDAVSWEQLSERIEANNRSTRDLSIYFHIPFCETLCWFCGCTTVITLNHDKGKAYVDYLEREVARMAPQLNSERKVVQLHFGGGSPTFLRPEEIRRLGAIIHRHFTFAPDIEASVEVDPRRLTRDHLAALREIGFNRASMGVQDFNPEVQKAIHRIQPREMTQQAIDWMRELGYKSINLDLIYGLPNQTPATFNETLDTVLEMKPDRLAVFSYAHVPWIKPAQKILQEKVLPTPESKLEVLKLVIERLTANDQYVYIGMDHFAKPEDELAVAQRNKELQRNFQGYSTRAGSDIYAFGMSSISQIPDAYWQNEKELPKYQEAVDAGRVPLHRAYFVTEEDNRRRETIMRVMCDLSLDFAAMSQKLGIDFEEHFASELAALAPFEADGLVRQIPGGLEVTDAGRLFIRNIAMSFDNTLAPAGERRHSKTI